A single Lolium perenne isolate Kyuss_39 chromosome 6, Kyuss_2.0, whole genome shotgun sequence DNA region contains:
- the LOC139832568 gene encoding uncharacterized protein: protein MVRTSDRRARHGLQEQPDTCFTCLQAEENMDHILAQCPYARQVWCEVLQSASLSIPDPGFVGNLDRGFGAPGLRLHIKDLMIREHLNIMGLQETIRESFSLAEMLIIDPGGRYAWHSSSAKGRSGGLLLGVNKDASEVKEWGDGSFFLSVTVVQLATRMTWVIFLVYGPIDHRRSPEFLSEISPIIAACPHPLVVGGDFNPIRGLEDKNNANIDWPRVQAFNDFLANLAFREIRRVARYTWMNIQLNPEALFPLCSLSAETIIGSDHSPLILSSGDEWRKHSPRFFFKKRWLEHTEFWDKVVLKCRELERLGDPFYDPIDAWNFAADGGLDNEGWALRYQLEDQLLHLTKLDEEYWKQGSRLNWLLKGAANTAYFHVVANGRKRKRTILRLVSDQEVIVDVRGLQEHVYGFL from the exons ATGGTTAGGACCTCAGATAGGAGGGCAAGACATGGGcttcaggagcagccggatacctGCTTTACATGTTTGCAGGCAGAGGAAAATATGGATCATATACTAGCACAATGTCCGTATGCGAGACAGGTGTGGTGTGAGGTGCTCCAGAGTGCTAGTCTTAGCATTCCTGATCCAGGGTTCGTCGGCAATTTGGACAG GGGATTTGGGGCGCCGGGGCTTCGCCTGCACATCAAGGACCTAATGATTAGGGAACACCTGAACATCATGGGTTTACAGGAGACGATCAGAGAATCGTTCTCTCTAGCGGAGATGCTGATCATAGACCCAGGGGGTAGATACGCTTGGCATTCTTCCTCGGCCAAGGGTCGGTCAGGAGGTTTGCTACTCGGAGTAAACAAGGACGCTTCTGAGGTTAAAGAATGGGGTGATGGCTCCTTCTTTCTCAGTGTGACGGTCGTGCAGCTGGCAACCAGAATGACATGGGTGATCTTCTTGGTTTACGGCCCGATAGATCATAGGCGCTCGCCGGAATTCCTGTCCGAGATCTCGCCGATCATTGCCGCATGCCCTCACCCTCTGGTGGTAGGCGGAGATTTCAACCCGATTAGGGGACTAGAGGACAAAAATAACGCCAATATTGACTGGCCAAGGGTGCAAGCCTTTAACGATTTTCTGGCCAACCTCGCGTTCCGGGAGATACGTAGGGTTGCAAGGTACACGTGGATGAACATACAACTTAACCCG GAAGCATTGTTCCCGCTCTGCTCACTCTCGGCAGAGACCATAATTGGCTCTGACCACTCCCCGCTTATTCTGAGCTCTGGAGATGAGTGGAGAAAGCATAGCCCTAGATTCTTCTTCAAGAAGAGATGGCTCGAGCACACCGAGTTTTGGGACAAGGTCGTGCTAAAATGCAGGGAACTAGAAAGACTTGGGGATCCCTTCTATGATCCCATCGACGCTTGGAACTTT GCTGCTGATGGCGGCCTTGACAACGAGGGATGGGCCCTTAGATATCAACTAGAGGATCAGCTGTTACATCTCACAAAACTGGATGAGGAATACTGGAAGCAAGGTAGCAGGCTGAATTGGCTGCTCAAAGGAGCCGCCAATACGGCGTACTTCCATGTGGTTGCAAATGGCAGGAAGAGAAAACGCACCATCCTCCGCCTAGTGTCTGACCAGGAGGTTATTGTCGATGTTAGGGGACTCCAGGAACACGTCTATGGGTTTTTATAG